In candidate division KSB1 bacterium, the sequence CATCTTGCTAATAACCGCTACCCACTATCTAAAAAGACCATTCCTGTACACAATTGCGGCAACCCTCGACATCATCCCATTTTTTTTCTAAATGCTTTTTGATAAGCTCAGTTCTTACCGTACCATTGAACAGGTTCTCAATTGAATCATTTTTCACATTTCCGAGGATTAAATCATCAGAAAAGGCGCGGCAACAGGGATAGGTTGTACCATCCCATTGAATAGTGAAATCACCTCGCAGTAG encodes:
- a CDS encoding SPASM domain-containing protein, with product VRQIDNEHEIDDFHNFWKERVDDFYYATYQTFKGIVEDRRTESDKNKLPDVRFACRQLLRGDFTIQWDGTTYPCCRAFSDDLILGNVKNDSIENLFNGTVRTELIKKHLEKKWDDVEGCRNCVQEWSF